CGTCGCGCTGCAGCCGCGGCAGTTCGTCGATATCCTCGGCGGCCTTCTTGTAGCGCTCGTATTCCTGCAGCCGGCGCACCAGTTCGGCCCGCGGGTCCTCCTCGTCGGAGTCCGCCTCCACCGGCCGCGGCAGCAGCATGCGCGACTTGATCTCGGCCAGCATGGCGGCCATGACCAGGTACTCGGCCGCCACCTCCAGCCGCAGTTCCTGCATCAGCCCGATGTAGTCCATGTACTGGCGGGTGATCTCGGCCACCGGGATGTCCAGCACATCCAGGTTCTGGCGTTTGATCAGATACAGCAGCAGATCGAGCGGGCCCTCGAAGGCCTCCAGGATCACCTCCAGGGCATCGGGCGGGATATACAGATCCTGCGGCAGCTCCAGCACCGCCTCGCCATGGACGATGGCGAAGGGCATTTCCACCTGGCGGGGCGGCTCGGGCGCGGTCTCGGGCGGGATATCAGTGTCGGTCATGCGCGGCGGCTCGGCGGGTGGTTGCAATGGTTCGGGATTCTACCGTAATTCCGGCCCGGGATGTGACGGGCGGCCGTGCCGCCCGTCATTGCGATGCCCCGACCCGAAGGGTGGGGTACCCATAATGAAGCCCGGAGGGTTTCAATGGGGCAGCGCCGTGGCAATCTCCCAACGTTACCTGCAACTTCATGAGATTGAAGTGCTTCGCTCGCAATGACAGAGGCTTTTTATTTATAATTCAAGCCAATTACGGAGCGAACTTCCTGTAGAGTCTCACGTGCCACGGCACGCGCCTCGTCGCAGCCCTCCTCGATGATGTTGCGCACCAGGTTGGGGTTGGCGGCGTACTCCTCGGCCCGCTCGCGCACCGGCTCCAATTCCTCCAGCACCTTGTCGATCACCGGCTGTTTGCACTCCAGGCAGCCGATGCCGGCGCTGCGGCAACCCTGATTCACCCAGTCGCGGGTAGTCTCGTCCGAGTACACCTGGTGCAGCTGCCAGACCGGACACTTCTCCGGATCGCCCGGATCGGTGCGCCGCACCCGGGCCGGGTCGGTGGGCATGGTGCGCAGCTTGCGGGTGATCGACTCCGGGTCCTCGCGTAGGCCGATGGTGTTGTTGTAGGACTTGGACATCTTCTGGCCGTCCAGGCCGGGCATCTTCGCGGCCGGGGTGAGCAGGGCCTGCGGCTCGGGCAGGATGATGCGCCCGCCGCCCTCCAGGTAGCCGAACAGGCGCTCGCGGTCGCCCAGCGACAGGTTCTGCTGCTCCTCCAGCAGGGCGCGCGCCACGGCCAGGGCCTCGGCATCGCCCTGCTCCTGATAGCGCCGGCGATGCTCGTTGTAGAGTTTGGCGTTCTTCTTCCCCATCTTCTTGACGGCGGCCTCGGCCTTGTCCTCGAACCCCGGCTCGCGGCCGTAGAGATGGTTGAAGCGGCGCGCCACCTCGCGGGTGAGTTCGACGTGCGCGACCTGGTCCTCGCCCACCGGCACGCCGGTGGCCTTGTAGACCAGGATGTCGGCGCTCTGCAGCAGCGGGTAGCCGAGGAAACCGTAGGTGGACAGATCCTTCTCCTGCAGCTTTTCCTGCTGGTCCTTGTAGGTCGGCACCCGTTCCAGCCAACCCAGCGGCGTGATCATGGACAACAGCAGGTGCAGTTCGGCGTGTTCGGGAATACGCGACTGGATGAACAGCTTGGCCGCCCCCGGGTTGACGCCGGCGGCCAGCCAGTCGATGACCATGTCCCAGACGCTGGCCGAGATGGTCTGCGGCTCGTCGTAGTGGGTGGTCAGGGCGTGCCAGTCGGCGACGAAGAAGAAGCAGTCGTACTCGTGCTGCAGCTTGATCCAGTTCTTCAGCACCCCGTGATAGTGCCCCAGATGCAGCTGGCCGGTCGGCCGCATGCCGGAGAGCACGCGGCCGTTTTGCACGACGGGTGTATTCAAGACGTCCTCCTACTGAATGAATGGCACTCGCATGAGCCGGATTTCAGCCTGTACGTCATTCCCGCGAAGGCGGGAATCCAGAGCCAGGCAGGGCGGACAATCCCTGAATCCCCGCCTTCGCGGGGATGACGAGGTAGCAGCAAGTGCCATTCCTCCTACTGAATGAGTATTTGTATTATCTGCCAGAAGCCCTGCGGAGCGAAACCCGACACCGGCAGCACCACGAACAGCACCAGGCTGATCAGCGGAAACAGGATCCAGCCCAGCAGCCCGGTCACCAGCAGCGCGATCAGGATCATGAAGCCGTAGGGCTCGATGCGGCTGAACTTCATGGCCATCCGGCCGGGCAGCAGCCCCGCCAGCACCCGGCCGCCGTCCAGGGGCGGCAGCGGCAGCAGGTTGAGCACCATCAGGATGATGTTGATGTAGATGCCGGCAATGGCCATCAGCAGCAGCGGTTCGAAGAACAGGTGGCCCTGCTTGAGCAGTCCCATGCTGAGCCGCGCCAGCAGCGCCCAGAGAAAGGCCATGGTCAGGTTCGACAGCGGCCCGGCGGCGGCCACCACGGCCATGTCGCGCATGGGATTACGCAGGTTGTTGAAGCTGACCGGCACCGGCTTGGCCCAGCCGAAGACGAAGCTGCCGGGCAGCAGCAGCATGATCGCCGGCACCAGCACGGTGCCGATGGGATCGATGTGCTTGACCGGGTTCAGGGTCAGCCGCCCCAGCATGTAGGCGGTGGTGTCGCCGTAGGCGCGGGCCACATAGCCGTGCGAGACCTCATGCACCGTGATGGCGAGCAGCACCGGCACCACCCACACCGCCAGCTGCTGGATCAGACTCAACTGCGAGATCATGCCAGCGCCTCGATCTCGCCCTGGCCCTGACGCAGCACCTCGGGCACCTCAGCGGTCATGTCCACCACCGTGGTCGGTTCCGGGCTGCAGGCCCCGGCGGCGATCACCGCACCCAGTTCGTGCTCCAGCCGCTCGCGGATCTCCTCGGGATCGTTCAGCGGCAGGCTTTCGCCCGGCAGGATGAGGGTGGAGCTCATCAGGGGTTCTCCCAGTTCATCGAGCAGCGCCTGGGTGACCCGATGGTCGGGCACGCGGATGCCGATGGTCTTGCGCTTGGGGTGCTGCAGCCGCCGCGGCACCTCGTGGGTGGCCTTGAAGATGAAGGTGTAGGGTCCGGGCGTATAGGTCTTGAGCAGCCGGAAGGCGGTGTTGTCCACCTTGGCATAGGCGGCGATCTCGGACAGGTCGCGGCAGACCAGGGTGAAATTATGCTTGTCTTCCAGACGGCGGATGCGGCGGATGCGTTCCATTGCCGCCTTGTCACCCACCAGGCAGCCCAGGGCATAGCTCGAATCGGTGGGATAGGCAATCACCTCGCCGGCGCGCAGCAGTTCCACCGCGCGGCGCACCAGGCGCGGCTGGGGATTGTCGGGATGGATGTCGAAGAACTGGCTCATGGGATCGGCTGCCGGGGATCAGGCGGCGTGCTGGGGCCAGGCCTGCCAGACCGGGGTCAGGTCCGCCGGCAACGCCGGCAGCCGGCCCAGTTCTATCCAGGCGTTTTCGGGACCGTGATAGTCGGAACCGCGTGAGGCCAGCAGTCCGCACTGGCGGGCCAGACTGGCCATATTG
This sequence is a window from Thiohalobacter thiocyanaticus. Protein-coding genes within it:
- a CDS encoding tryptophan--tRNA ligase — its product is MRPTGQLHLGHYHGVLKNWIKLQHEYDCFFFVADWHALTTHYDEPQTISASVWDMVIDWLAAGVNPGAAKLFIQSRIPEHAELHLLLSMITPLGWLERVPTYKDQQEKLQEKDLSTYGFLGYPLLQSADILVYKATGVPVGEDQVAHVELTREVARRFNHLYGREPGFEDKAEAAVKKMGKKNAKLYNEHRRRYQEQGDAEALAVARALLEEQQNLSLGDRERLFGYLEGGGRIILPEPQALLTPAAKMPGLDGQKMSKSYNNTIGLREDPESITRKLRTMPTDPARVRRTDPGDPEKCPVWQLHQVYSDETTRDWVNQGCRSAGIGCLECKQPVIDKVLEELEPVRERAEEYAANPNLVRNIIEEGCDEARAVARETLQEVRSVIGLNYK
- a CDS encoding L-threonylcarbamoyladenylate synthase, translated to MSQFFDIHPDNPQPRLVRRAVELLRAGEVIAYPTDSSYALGCLVGDKAAMERIRRIRRLEDKHNFTLVCRDLSEIAAYAKVDNTAFRLLKTYTPGPYTFIFKATHEVPRRLQHPKRKTIGIRVPDHRVTQALLDELGEPLMSSTLILPGESLPLNDPEEIRERLEHELGAVIAAGACSPEPTTVVDMTAEVPEVLRQGQGEIEALA
- a CDS encoding segregation and condensation protein A yields the protein MTDTDIPPETAPEPPRQVEMPFAIVHGEAVLELPQDLYIPPDALEVILEAFEGPLDLLLYLIKRQNLDVLDIPVAEITRQYMDYIGLMQELRLEVAAEYLVMAAMLAEIKSRMLLPRPVEADSDEEDPRAELVRRLQEYERYKKAAEDIDELPRLQRDVFPAEAAAPERQQVKQQPDLDLRELLLAFKDVMSRADMFSHHHVQMEALSVRERMSAVLSSVSGDKFSEFTHLFKVEEGRMGVVVTFLAILELLKESLIEMIQAEPYAPIYVKAAGGEAPAEVPEPTADAGA
- a CDS encoding site-2 protease family protein; this encodes MISQLSLIQQLAVWVVPVLLAITVHEVSHGYVARAYGDTTAYMLGRLTLNPVKHIDPIGTVLVPAIMLLLPGSFVFGWAKPVPVSFNNLRNPMRDMAVVAAAGPLSNLTMAFLWALLARLSMGLLKQGHLFFEPLLLMAIAGIYINIILMVLNLLPLPPLDGGRVLAGLLPGRMAMKFSRIEPYGFMILIALLVTGLLGWILFPLISLVLFVVLPVSGFAPQGFWQIIQILIQ